Proteins encoded in a region of the uncultured Paludibaculum sp. genome:
- a CDS encoding Gfo/Idh/MocA family oxidoreductase produces MSTAPNLAPASRRDFLKGAAALGFPTIVPARVLGAAAPSNLIQVAQIGCGRIARGSEFPGVFRHHDLARFTAVCDLDAVRLADAKNLVESTYGKLTGTERFAGVKTYADYHELLADKSIDAVCISTPDHWHAQPAMEAALAGKDIYLQKPASLTIAEGRQMADVVKKSGRIFQQGSQQRSEFQFRYACELIRNGRLGRITEIYIGLPEDPGGDEEREMPVPPNLNYDMWLGSTPQAYYTEKRVHPQTPQLKGRYDRPGWLRCEQFGAGMITGWGAHHIDTAHVAMGTEHSGPIEAMATAEFPKKGLWDVHGPYHVRMRYANGVTMYLSEKYPTGLKFIGEDGWLWVTRGKYQLSDSDAGRPRSTVLDASNLNILRSGIRENELHLHASPRNDHHLDWLTAIKNRTQPVAPVEDGHRSCSACLVAHASMKLGRAVKWDPEKERFGDAEANGMLARPQRAPYGTTHVTGKG; encoded by the coding sequence ATGTCGACGGCACCCAATCTTGCTCCCGCATCGCGGCGCGACTTTCTCAAAGGGGCGGCTGCGCTCGGCTTCCCGACGATTGTCCCGGCACGGGTTCTCGGCGCGGCCGCGCCCAGCAACCTGATCCAAGTGGCTCAGATCGGCTGTGGCCGCATTGCGCGCGGCTCCGAGTTTCCGGGCGTCTTCCGTCATCATGACTTGGCCCGCTTCACCGCCGTTTGCGACCTGGACGCTGTCCGGTTGGCCGATGCGAAGAATCTGGTGGAATCGACCTACGGCAAGCTCACGGGCACGGAACGGTTTGCCGGCGTCAAGACCTACGCCGACTATCACGAGCTGCTGGCCGACAAGAGCATCGACGCGGTCTGCATCAGTACGCCCGACCACTGGCACGCCCAGCCCGCAATGGAAGCGGCTCTTGCGGGCAAGGACATCTACTTGCAGAAGCCCGCCTCCCTCACCATCGCCGAGGGCCGCCAGATGGCCGATGTCGTGAAGAAGTCGGGACGCATCTTCCAGCAGGGCAGCCAGCAGAGGTCGGAGTTCCAGTTCCGCTACGCCTGCGAGTTGATCCGCAACGGCCGGCTGGGCAGGATCACCGAGATCTACATCGGTTTGCCCGAAGACCCCGGCGGCGACGAAGAGCGGGAGATGCCCGTTCCGCCGAACCTCAACTACGACATGTGGCTGGGCAGCACGCCCCAGGCTTACTACACCGAGAAGCGCGTTCATCCGCAGACACCTCAGCTCAAGGGCCGGTACGACCGTCCAGGTTGGCTGCGCTGCGAACAGTTTGGCGCCGGGATGATCACCGGCTGGGGCGCGCACCACATCGACACCGCGCACGTCGCCATGGGTACTGAGCACTCCGGCCCAATCGAAGCCATGGCCACGGCCGAGTTTCCGAAGAAGGGCTTGTGGGACGTGCATGGCCCCTATCACGTGCGCATGCGGTACGCCAACGGCGTGACCATGTATCTGAGCGAGAAGTATCCCACCGGCCTCAAGTTCATCGGCGAGGATGGCTGGCTGTGGGTGACGCGCGGCAAATACCAGCTCAGCGACTCCGATGCGGGCAGACCGCGCAGCACCGTGCTCGATGCCAGCAATCTCAACATCCTGCGCAGTGGCATCCGGGAGAACGAGTTGCACCTGCATGCCAGCCCGCGGAACGACCACCACTTGGATTGGCTCACGGCGATCAAGAACCGCACCCAGCCCGTGGCACCAGTGGAGGATGGGCACCGCTCGTGCTCGGCCTGCCTGGTGGCTCACGCGTCCATGAAGCTGGGCCGCGCCGTCAAGTGGGATCCGGAGAAAGAGCGGTTCGGCGATGCCGAGGCAAACGGCATGCTGGCCCGGCCGCAACGGGCGCCGTACGGCACCACTCACGTCACGGGGAAGGGGTAG